A genomic region of Castor canadensis chromosome 16, mCasCan1.hap1v2, whole genome shotgun sequence contains the following coding sequences:
- the Fcgrt gene encoding IgG receptor FcRn large subunit p51 isoform X2 → MGHPLSMEVPWPQPWALGLLLAFLPRAWGAETNLSLLYHLTAVSSPAPGTPAFWASGWLGPQQYLTYSNLRPVAEPCGAWIWENQVAWYWEKETTDLKSKENLFQEALKVLKGEGPYTLQGLLGCELGPDNTSVPTATFALNGEEFMQFDPTSGNWTGEWPESLTVSELWMQQAATVNKEKTFLLYSCPQRLMGHLERGRGNLEWKEPPSMRLKARPSSPGFSTLTCSAFSFYPPEVQLRFLRNGLAAGTGEGGLGPNGDGSFHAWSSLEVKSGDEHHYRCLVQHGGLAQPLTVELESTAKSSVPVAGIILGLLLLLVLAAGGVLLWRRMRNGLSVPWISLRGDDDGALLSTPSPAQDADSQDINTFPANA, encoded by the exons ATGG GTCACCCTCTCAGCATGGAGGTGCCCTGGCCTCAACCCTGGGCACTCGGTCTCCTGCTGGCCTTCCTGCCTCGAGCGTGGGGCGCAG AGACCAATCTCTCCCTGCTGTACCACCTCACAGCCGTGTCCTCCCCTGCCCCGGGGACTCCTGCCTTCTGGGCTTCAGGCTGGCTGGGTCCCCAGCAGTATCTGACTTATAGCAACCTGCGGCCTGTGGCTGAGCCCTGTGGGGCTTGGATCTGGGAAAACCAGGTGGCATGGTACTGGGAGAAAGAGACCACAGACCTGAAGAGCAAGGAGAATCTCTTTCAGGAGGCTCTCAAAGTCCTGAAAGGAGAAG GTCCCTACACCCTGCAGGGCCTGCTGGGTTGTGAACTGGGCCCTGACAACACCTCGGTGCCCACGGCCACATTCGCTCTGAATGGTGAGGAGTTCATGCAGTTCGACCCCACAAGTGGCAACTGGACTGGGGAGTGGCCAGAGTCCTTGACTGTCAGTGAGCTGTGGATGCAGCAGGCAGCAACGGTGAATAAGGAGAAGACTTTCCTGCTCTACTCCTGCCCACAGCGACTGATGGGGCACCTGGAGCGAGGCCGTGGGAACTTGGAGTGGAAGG AGCCACCCTCCATGCGCCTGAAGGCCCGGCCCAGCAGCCCCGGCTTTTCCACGCTCACCTGTAGTGCGTTCTCCTTCTACCCACCGGAGGTGCAACTTCGCTTCCTAAGGAACGGGCTGGCAGCTGGCACCGGAGAGGGCGGCCTGGGCCCCAATGGCGATGGCTCCTTCCACGCCTGGTCATCGCTGGAAGTTAAAAGTGGTGACGAGCACCACTATCGCTGCCTTGTGCAGCACGGGGGGCTGGCACAGCCCCTCACTGTGGAGCTGG AGTCAACGGCCAAGTCCTCTGTGCCAGTGGCTGGAATCATCCTTGGCCTCTTGCTGCTCCTGGTGTTAGCGGCAGGAGGAGTTCTGCtgtggaggaggatgaggaacGGACTGTCAG TCCCTTGGATCTCTCTTCGTGGGGACGATGACGGCGCCCTCCTGTCCactcccagcccagcccaggatgCCGACTCTCAGGACATAAACACATTCCCAGCAAATGCCTGA
- the Fcgrt gene encoding IgG receptor FcRn large subunit p51 isoform X1 has product MPPPAPGHPLSMEVPWPQPWALGLLLAFLPRAWGAETNLSLLYHLTAVSSPAPGTPAFWASGWLGPQQYLTYSNLRPVAEPCGAWIWENQVAWYWEKETTDLKSKENLFQEALKVLKGEGPYTLQGLLGCELGPDNTSVPTATFALNGEEFMQFDPTSGNWTGEWPESLTVSELWMQQAATVNKEKTFLLYSCPQRLMGHLERGRGNLEWKEPPSMRLKARPSSPGFSTLTCSAFSFYPPEVQLRFLRNGLAAGTGEGGLGPNGDGSFHAWSSLEVKSGDEHHYRCLVQHGGLAQPLTVELESTAKSSVPVAGIILGLLLLLVLAAGGVLLWRRMRNGLSVPWISLRGDDDGALLSTPSPAQDADSQDINTFPANA; this is encoded by the exons ATGCCCCCTCCCGCCCCAGGTCACCCTCTCAGCATGGAGGTGCCCTGGCCTCAACCCTGGGCACTCGGTCTCCTGCTGGCCTTCCTGCCTCGAGCGTGGGGCGCAG AGACCAATCTCTCCCTGCTGTACCACCTCACAGCCGTGTCCTCCCCTGCCCCGGGGACTCCTGCCTTCTGGGCTTCAGGCTGGCTGGGTCCCCAGCAGTATCTGACTTATAGCAACCTGCGGCCTGTGGCTGAGCCCTGTGGGGCTTGGATCTGGGAAAACCAGGTGGCATGGTACTGGGAGAAAGAGACCACAGACCTGAAGAGCAAGGAGAATCTCTTTCAGGAGGCTCTCAAAGTCCTGAAAGGAGAAG GTCCCTACACCCTGCAGGGCCTGCTGGGTTGTGAACTGGGCCCTGACAACACCTCGGTGCCCACGGCCACATTCGCTCTGAATGGTGAGGAGTTCATGCAGTTCGACCCCACAAGTGGCAACTGGACTGGGGAGTGGCCAGAGTCCTTGACTGTCAGTGAGCTGTGGATGCAGCAGGCAGCAACGGTGAATAAGGAGAAGACTTTCCTGCTCTACTCCTGCCCACAGCGACTGATGGGGCACCTGGAGCGAGGCCGTGGGAACTTGGAGTGGAAGG AGCCACCCTCCATGCGCCTGAAGGCCCGGCCCAGCAGCCCCGGCTTTTCCACGCTCACCTGTAGTGCGTTCTCCTTCTACCCACCGGAGGTGCAACTTCGCTTCCTAAGGAACGGGCTGGCAGCTGGCACCGGAGAGGGCGGCCTGGGCCCCAATGGCGATGGCTCCTTCCACGCCTGGTCATCGCTGGAAGTTAAAAGTGGTGACGAGCACCACTATCGCTGCCTTGTGCAGCACGGGGGGCTGGCACAGCCCCTCACTGTGGAGCTGG AGTCAACGGCCAAGTCCTCTGTGCCAGTGGCTGGAATCATCCTTGGCCTCTTGCTGCTCCTGGTGTTAGCGGCAGGAGGAGTTCTGCtgtggaggaggatgaggaacGGACTGTCAG TCCCTTGGATCTCTCTTCGTGGGGACGATGACGGCGCCCTCCTGTCCactcccagcccagcccaggatgCCGACTCTCAGGACATAAACACATTCCCAGCAAATGCCTGA
- the Fcgrt gene encoding IgG receptor FcRn large subunit p51 isoform X4, whose protein sequence is MPPPAPGHPLSMEVPWPQPWALGLLLAFLPRAWGAETNLSLLYHLTAVSSPAPGTPAFWASGWLGPQQYLTYSNLRPVAEPCGAWIWENQVAWYWEKETTDLKSKENLFQEALKVLKGEGPYTLQGLLGCELGPDNTSVPTATFALNGEEFMQFDPTSGNWTGEWPESLTVSELWMQQAATVNKEKTFLLYSCPQRLMGHLERGRGNLEWKEPPSMRLKARPSSPGFSTLTCSAFSFYPPEVQLRFLRNGLAAGTGEGGLGPNGDGSFHAWSSLEVKSGDEHHYRCLVQHGGLAQPLTVELVPWISLRGDDDGALLSTPSPAQDADSQDINTFPANA, encoded by the exons ATGCCCCCTCCCGCCCCAGGTCACCCTCTCAGCATGGAGGTGCCCTGGCCTCAACCCTGGGCACTCGGTCTCCTGCTGGCCTTCCTGCCTCGAGCGTGGGGCGCAG AGACCAATCTCTCCCTGCTGTACCACCTCACAGCCGTGTCCTCCCCTGCCCCGGGGACTCCTGCCTTCTGGGCTTCAGGCTGGCTGGGTCCCCAGCAGTATCTGACTTATAGCAACCTGCGGCCTGTGGCTGAGCCCTGTGGGGCTTGGATCTGGGAAAACCAGGTGGCATGGTACTGGGAGAAAGAGACCACAGACCTGAAGAGCAAGGAGAATCTCTTTCAGGAGGCTCTCAAAGTCCTGAAAGGAGAAG GTCCCTACACCCTGCAGGGCCTGCTGGGTTGTGAACTGGGCCCTGACAACACCTCGGTGCCCACGGCCACATTCGCTCTGAATGGTGAGGAGTTCATGCAGTTCGACCCCACAAGTGGCAACTGGACTGGGGAGTGGCCAGAGTCCTTGACTGTCAGTGAGCTGTGGATGCAGCAGGCAGCAACGGTGAATAAGGAGAAGACTTTCCTGCTCTACTCCTGCCCACAGCGACTGATGGGGCACCTGGAGCGAGGCCGTGGGAACTTGGAGTGGAAGG AGCCACCCTCCATGCGCCTGAAGGCCCGGCCCAGCAGCCCCGGCTTTTCCACGCTCACCTGTAGTGCGTTCTCCTTCTACCCACCGGAGGTGCAACTTCGCTTCCTAAGGAACGGGCTGGCAGCTGGCACCGGAGAGGGCGGCCTGGGCCCCAATGGCGATGGCTCCTTCCACGCCTGGTCATCGCTGGAAGTTAAAAGTGGTGACGAGCACCACTATCGCTGCCTTGTGCAGCACGGGGGGCTGGCACAGCCCCTCACTGTGGAGCTGG TCCCTTGGATCTCTCTTCGTGGGGACGATGACGGCGCCCTCCTGTCCactcccagcccagcccaggatgCCGACTCTCAGGACATAAACACATTCCCAGCAAATGCCTGA
- the Fcgrt gene encoding IgG receptor FcRn large subunit p51 isoform X3, giving the protein MEVPWPQPWALGLLLAFLPRAWGAETNLSLLYHLTAVSSPAPGTPAFWASGWLGPQQYLTYSNLRPVAEPCGAWIWENQVAWYWEKETTDLKSKENLFQEALKVLKGEGPYTLQGLLGCELGPDNTSVPTATFALNGEEFMQFDPTSGNWTGEWPESLTVSELWMQQAATVNKEKTFLLYSCPQRLMGHLERGRGNLEWKEPPSMRLKARPSSPGFSTLTCSAFSFYPPEVQLRFLRNGLAAGTGEGGLGPNGDGSFHAWSSLEVKSGDEHHYRCLVQHGGLAQPLTVELESTAKSSVPVAGIILGLLLLLVLAAGGVLLWRRMRNGLSVPWISLRGDDDGALLSTPSPAQDADSQDINTFPANA; this is encoded by the exons ATGGAGGTGCCCTGGCCTCAACCCTGGGCACTCGGTCTCCTGCTGGCCTTCCTGCCTCGAGCGTGGGGCGCAG AGACCAATCTCTCCCTGCTGTACCACCTCACAGCCGTGTCCTCCCCTGCCCCGGGGACTCCTGCCTTCTGGGCTTCAGGCTGGCTGGGTCCCCAGCAGTATCTGACTTATAGCAACCTGCGGCCTGTGGCTGAGCCCTGTGGGGCTTGGATCTGGGAAAACCAGGTGGCATGGTACTGGGAGAAAGAGACCACAGACCTGAAGAGCAAGGAGAATCTCTTTCAGGAGGCTCTCAAAGTCCTGAAAGGAGAAG GTCCCTACACCCTGCAGGGCCTGCTGGGTTGTGAACTGGGCCCTGACAACACCTCGGTGCCCACGGCCACATTCGCTCTGAATGGTGAGGAGTTCATGCAGTTCGACCCCACAAGTGGCAACTGGACTGGGGAGTGGCCAGAGTCCTTGACTGTCAGTGAGCTGTGGATGCAGCAGGCAGCAACGGTGAATAAGGAGAAGACTTTCCTGCTCTACTCCTGCCCACAGCGACTGATGGGGCACCTGGAGCGAGGCCGTGGGAACTTGGAGTGGAAGG AGCCACCCTCCATGCGCCTGAAGGCCCGGCCCAGCAGCCCCGGCTTTTCCACGCTCACCTGTAGTGCGTTCTCCTTCTACCCACCGGAGGTGCAACTTCGCTTCCTAAGGAACGGGCTGGCAGCTGGCACCGGAGAGGGCGGCCTGGGCCCCAATGGCGATGGCTCCTTCCACGCCTGGTCATCGCTGGAAGTTAAAAGTGGTGACGAGCACCACTATCGCTGCCTTGTGCAGCACGGGGGGCTGGCACAGCCCCTCACTGTGGAGCTGG AGTCAACGGCCAAGTCCTCTGTGCCAGTGGCTGGAATCATCCTTGGCCTCTTGCTGCTCCTGGTGTTAGCGGCAGGAGGAGTTCTGCtgtggaggaggatgaggaacGGACTGTCAG TCCCTTGGATCTCTCTTCGTGGGGACGATGACGGCGCCCTCCTGTCCactcccagcccagcccaggatgCCGACTCTCAGGACATAAACACATTCCCAGCAAATGCCTGA
- the Rcn3 gene encoding reticulocalbin-3 isoform X1: MWPASLLLLLLLLRRGTQGKPSPDAGPHGQGRVHQAAPLSEATHDDAHGNFQYDHEAFLGREVAKEFDQLSPEESQARLGRIVDRMDRAGDGDGWVSLAELRAWIAHTQQRHIQDSVSAAWDTYDTDHDGRVGWEELRNATYGHYAPGQEFHDVEDAETYKKMLARDERRFRVADQDGDSMATREELTAFLHPEEFPHMRDIVVAETMEDLDKNKDGYVQVEEYIADLYSEEAGEEEPAWVETERQQFRDFRDLNKDGRLDGSEVGHWVLPPSQDQPLVEANHLLHESDTDKDGRLSKAEILGNWNMFVGSQATNYGEDLTRHHDEL; encoded by the exons ATGTGGCCAGCATCACTTCTGCTGCTTCTGTTGCTGCTGAGGCGCGGGACCCAGGGAAAGCCTTCTCCCGACGCTGGCCCTCATGGCCAGGGGAGGGTGCACCAGGCGGCCCCCCTAAGTGAGGCCACTCATGATGACGCCCACGGGAACTTCCAGTACGACCATGAGGCTTTCCTGGGACGGGAAGTGGCCAAGGAATTCGACCAACTCAGCCCAGAGGAAAGCCAGGCCCGGCTGGG GCGGATCGTGGACCGCATGGACCGCGCGGGAGACGGGGACGGCTGGGTGTCGCTGGCCGAGCTTCGCGCGTGGATCGCGCACACGCAGCAGCGGCACATACAGGACTCGGTGAGCGCGGCCTGGGACACGTACGACACGGACCACGACGGGCGTGTGGGTTGGGAGGAGCTGCGCAACGCCACCTATGGCCACTACGCGCCCG GGCAAGAATTTCATGACGTGGAGGACGCTGAGACCTATAAGAAGATGCTGGCTCGGGATGAGCGGCGTTTCCGGGTGGCTGACCAGGATGGGGACTCAATGGCCACTCGAGAGGAGCTGACAGccttcctgcaccctgaggagttCCCTCACATGCGGGATATCGTGGTCGCC GAAACCATGGAGGACCTGGACAAGAACAAAGATGGCTATGTCCAAGTGGAAGAGTACATCG CGGACCTGTACTCAGAGGAGGCTGGGGAGGAGGAGCCCGCCTGGGTAGAGACAGAGCGACAACAGTTCCGAGATTTCCGGGATCTGAACAAGGATGGGCGGCTGGATGGCAGTGAGGTCGGCCACTGGGTGCTGCCCCCCTCCCAGGACCAGCCTCTGGTGGAGGCCAACCACCTGCTGCACGAGAGCGACACCGACAAG GATGGCCGTCTGAGCAAGGCCGAAATCCTGGGTAATTGGAACATGTTTGTGGGCAGCCAGGCCACCAACTACGGGGAGGACCTGACACGGCACCATGATGAGCTCTGA
- the Rcn3 gene encoding reticulocalbin-3 isoform X2 yields MDRAGDGDGWVSLAELRAWIAHTQQRHIQDSVSAAWDTYDTDHDGRVGWEELRNATYGHYAPGQEFHDVEDAETYKKMLARDERRFRVADQDGDSMATREELTAFLHPEEFPHMRDIVVAETMEDLDKNKDGYVQVEEYIADLYSEEAGEEEPAWVETERQQFRDFRDLNKDGRLDGSEVGHWVLPPSQDQPLVEANHLLHESDTDKDGRLSKAEILGNWNMFVGSQATNYGEDLTRHHDEL; encoded by the exons ATGGACCGCGCGGGAGACGGGGACGGCTGGGTGTCGCTGGCCGAGCTTCGCGCGTGGATCGCGCACACGCAGCAGCGGCACATACAGGACTCGGTGAGCGCGGCCTGGGACACGTACGACACGGACCACGACGGGCGTGTGGGTTGGGAGGAGCTGCGCAACGCCACCTATGGCCACTACGCGCCCG GGCAAGAATTTCATGACGTGGAGGACGCTGAGACCTATAAGAAGATGCTGGCTCGGGATGAGCGGCGTTTCCGGGTGGCTGACCAGGATGGGGACTCAATGGCCACTCGAGAGGAGCTGACAGccttcctgcaccctgaggagttCCCTCACATGCGGGATATCGTGGTCGCC GAAACCATGGAGGACCTGGACAAGAACAAAGATGGCTATGTCCAAGTGGAAGAGTACATCG CGGACCTGTACTCAGAGGAGGCTGGGGAGGAGGAGCCCGCCTGGGTAGAGACAGAGCGACAACAGTTCCGAGATTTCCGGGATCTGAACAAGGATGGGCGGCTGGATGGCAGTGAGGTCGGCCACTGGGTGCTGCCCCCCTCCCAGGACCAGCCTCTGGTGGAGGCCAACCACCTGCTGCACGAGAGCGACACCGACAAG GATGGCCGTCTGAGCAAGGCCGAAATCCTGGGTAATTGGAACATGTTTGTGGGCAGCCAGGCCACCAACTACGGGGAGGACCTGACACGGCACCATGATGAGCTCTGA
- the Rcn3 gene encoding reticulocalbin-3 isoform X3, giving the protein MLARDERRFRVADQDGDSMATREELTAFLHPEEFPHMRDIVVAETMEDLDKNKDGYVQVEEYIADLYSEEAGEEEPAWVETERQQFRDFRDLNKDGRLDGSEVGHWVLPPSQDQPLVEANHLLHESDTDKDGRLSKAEILGNWNMFVGSQATNYGEDLTRHHDEL; this is encoded by the exons ATGCTGGCTCGGGATGAGCGGCGTTTCCGGGTGGCTGACCAGGATGGGGACTCAATGGCCACTCGAGAGGAGCTGACAGccttcctgcaccctgaggagttCCCTCACATGCGGGATATCGTGGTCGCC GAAACCATGGAGGACCTGGACAAGAACAAAGATGGCTATGTCCAAGTGGAAGAGTACATCG CGGACCTGTACTCAGAGGAGGCTGGGGAGGAGGAGCCCGCCTGGGTAGAGACAGAGCGACAACAGTTCCGAGATTTCCGGGATCTGAACAAGGATGGGCGGCTGGATGGCAGTGAGGTCGGCCACTGGGTGCTGCCCCCCTCCCAGGACCAGCCTCTGGTGGAGGCCAACCACCTGCTGCACGAGAGCGACACCGACAAG GATGGCCGTCTGAGCAAGGCCGAAATCCTGGGTAATTGGAACATGTTTGTGGGCAGCCAGGCCACCAACTACGGGGAGGACCTGACACGGCACCATGATGAGCTCTGA